The Halodesulfovibrio marinisediminis DSM 17456 genomic interval AATTAAGGCAGAAGGTAACAGCGGATTTAGTAATTTCATCACGCTCTGGCCAGAAAATGCGTCGGCGGTTAAGCCCTGCAAGCAACCAGGTGATAATTTCAGCAGTTTCGTCCACTTCAATGTCTTCGCGCACTGTACCGTCTTTAATGCCTCGTTCAAGACAGGCAACAATGGTCTGCTTCAGTGCACCTGTCATATTTTCCATAGCAATTTTAGCACTTGGAATTGTGGCGTACGTGGTAAGGATAACTTTGTATCCTGTTTCATGTTCGTTAACAAAACCCACTACGTCCTGAATGAGTGTCTCTAAAAGGCAATAGCCGGATTTCTGGCGAGCCTTAATTTCATCAAGCATGCCCTTGTACTCAGTAATGAGTTCTTCGATGATCTGATCAAAGATTTGCTGCTTCGACTTGTAATGTCGGTAAATAGCAGCATCTGTTACATGTGAAAGTTGCGCAATAAGAGCTACCGTTGTGCCCTTGAAACCTTTTTCAGCGAAGAGTTGGCGTGCATTATTAAGAATTAGTTCTTTGGATGAACCCATGTCTGCCCCACGATGTTAAATGATGGCCCTCTGAAATACGGGAACCTTATTCCTCCTTGATAGTGGAAATAAGAAGGAAAATCAATGCGTTGTGATTTACAGTAAATCCTGAGGGGTTCCTGTGTAATCACGGGCTGTTTCTTTGCCCCGAAGTACGCGTAAAACGCCGCCAGCAAGTGCATGCATCTCTTCTACAGCAGGGAAGATAATGGCAGGTGCAAGCGGTGGTAGATTGTTAATGATAGTTTCAACAAGTTTCTTGCTGTTTGCCATACCGCCAGTGAGAACATACCCATCAACGGTAATAGGGGCACTTTCACCTTCCTCAAGGTGCATAAGTGCAGGGAGAAGCCCCGAGAGCTCTTTTGCAATACAGTATGCGAGAGCTTCAAAAACAAGCTGCGCTTTTGTATCGCCTGCGGCTATACGTTTTTCAACTTCGCGCAGGTCATTGGTACCTAGGTGTGCCCAAAGCCCACCTGTTTTGAGGATACGTGACCGCAATTCCTCGTAAGTAAAGGTTCCATTTTTGACAAGGTCAAGTACACCCAGTGCCGTCAGGCGGCCGGTTCGTTCCGGTGAGAACGGGCCGTCACCTTCCAGTGCATTGACTACATCACAAATTTTACCATTACGGTGTGCAGCTACAGATACGCCTCCACCCATGTGGCATACGAGGAAGCGGCTGTTTGCATATTCTTTTCCCAGTTGCTCCGCTGCCTTTCGTGCTGCCGCCCTTTGGGATAGAGCATGAAAAACACTGCGTCGCGGAAGTTCCGGTAATCCACTGAGTCGGGCACGGTCGTCCATCTCGTCAGTAACAACGGTGTCGACAATATATGCCTTAACTCCATGTTCTTTTGCAAATTCGAGTGCTAGCGGTGCACCAAGGTTGCATGCGTGTTCTCCGTATTTAGCGGAGGCCAGATCTGAAAGCATGGCGGGGGTTACATTCCACGTGCCGCCACGCATTGGAGCAAGAAGTCCTCCACGACCTGCAATTCCATCAAATTTGATGGCGTCCATGCCGTGCTTTTTGAGTACTGTTTTAATGGTACTGCGTCGAAGTTCCATTTGTTCAGTAGCAGTGTTAAAGGCGAGTGTTTCTTGCTTGTCGTGTTCTGCAGTGTGGGAGAAAAGTTCTTTTTCACCATCAAAAACAGCAACTTTGGTTGAAGTAGAACCCGGATTAATAACCAGAATATGCTCTGCCATTAAGGCGACTCCTTTTCATCCATAGCCATAGCGATGGCCAGTGCAATAGAGTAGAATTTTGTGCGGTCAGTATCACCACGGGAAGGAAGTACAATTGGTACTTCGCTGCCGACTACCATGCCGGCCATATCCAGATTCATGAGTGCGGTAAGCGACTTGTATAGGATGTTTCCGCTCTCAATGTCCGGTGCAACTAGGATATCAGCCTTGCCTGCTACCGGATTTTCGACGCCTTTGCACTCAACAGCACGCATAGATACCGCAAGGTCGAGTGCAAATGGACCGGCAACATATGCGTCACCGAATTCTCCCTGTTCTGCCATTTTTGCAACCATCTGAGCGTCGAGAGTGGCAGGCATTGCAGGGTAAATAACTTTTTCTGTCGCTGCGAGCATTGCAACTTTGGGGCGCTCAATTTTGAGCACTTTTGCAACGCGTAACGCGTTTTTAACAATATCAACTTTACGCTGCATATTTGGCGCAATGTTGATGCCGGCATCTGTGATAATCATTAGCCGGTCATCGTTTGGGGCATTGAAAAGCCCGACATGGGAAAGAACGCCTTTAGGAGGCATGCCGGTTTCTTTGTTAAGAATACCGCGCAATAGGACATCGGTGTTAACTTTGCCTTTCATGATGGCGCTGGCATGGCCTTCTTTCACCAGTTCAATACATTTTGCCACAGCTTCTGCAGGCTCAGGTACGTGATGTTTCTCAAATGGGGAAA includes:
- a CDS encoding TetR/AcrR family transcriptional regulator → MGSSKELILNNARQLFAEKGFKGTTVALIAQLSHVTDAAIYRHYKSKQQIFDQIIEELITEYKGMLDEIKARQKSGYCLLETLIQDVVGFVNEHETGYKVILTTYATIPSAKIAMENMTGALKQTIVACLERGIKDGTVREDIEVDETAEIITWLLAGLNRRRIFWPERDEITKSAVTFCLNSIKGF
- the buk gene encoding butyrate kinase gives rise to the protein MAEHILVINPGSTSTKVAVFDGEKELFSHTAEHDKQETLAFNTATEQMELRRSTIKTVLKKHGMDAIKFDGIAGRGGLLAPMRGGTWNVTPAMLSDLASAKYGEHACNLGAPLALEFAKEHGVKAYIVDTVVTDEMDDRARLSGLPELPRRSVFHALSQRAAARKAAEQLGKEYANSRFLVCHMGGGVSVAAHRNGKICDVVNALEGDGPFSPERTGRLTALGVLDLVKNGTFTYEELRSRILKTGGLWAHLGTNDLREVEKRIAAGDTKAQLVFEALAYCIAKELSGLLPALMHLEEGESAPITVDGYVLTGGMANSKKLVETIINNLPPLAPAIIFPAVEEMHALAGGVLRVLRGKETARDYTGTPQDLL
- a CDS encoding bifunctional enoyl-CoA hydratase/phosphate acetyltransferase, with translation MPINSLQSLADYIIESHVTTKLAVAACAEGFVLRACAEAYAKGIAEPILVGNLELAEKLAAERDIDLSPFEKHHVPEPAEAVAKCIELVKEGHASAIMKGKVNTDVLLRGILNKETGMPPKGVLSHVGLFNAPNDDRLMIITDAGINIAPNMQRKVDIVKNALRVAKVLKIERPKVAMLAATEKVIYPAMPATLDAQMVAKMAEQGEFGDAYVAGPFALDLAVSMRAVECKGVENPVAGKADILVAPDIESGNILYKSLTALMNLDMAGMVVGSEVPIVLPSRGDTDRTKFYSIALAIAMAMDEKESP